The sequence CCTGCCCCGCGTCGGCGAGCCCTCGCGCGACGTGGCCGGCCGTTACCACTGCGCGGAGCTGGACGCGGACCTGACCGTGGTCGACGCCGGCGGCGTGCTCTACGGCGGCTTCTCCGGCTTTCTCGGCCAGGGGCGCATGGAAGTGCTCGATCCGATCGCCGCCGACCTCTGGGCCCTGCCTTGCCCCCGCGCCCTGGACCATACCCCTCCTGGAGACTGGACTTTATCCTTCCAGCGCGGCGCGGATGGGCAAGTGACCGAAGCGCAGGTGGGTTGCTGGCTAGCGAGACGCCTGCGCTACGCGCGAACAGGCTGAAACTTCGCCATTCAGAAAAACTGCATCCAATTCCCCCAAAACTCTATCGAACTAATAGAGATTCTGGCTAGCATGACCCCACCTTAGACGATCTGAAGGGGAAGAGCCCGTGCGCCACGCCAGAACCGACCGCCGCGCCGTATTGACGGCCCTGGGCGCGGCCGCCCTCGCCGGCCCGGCCCTGGCCCAGGACCGGCCGCCGATCCGGCTGCTCAATGTCAGCTACGACCCGACCCGCGAGCTCTACAAGGACATCAACGCCGCCTTCACCGGCTTTTGGAAGTCGCGCACCGGGCAGGCGGTGACCATCGACCAGAGCCACGGCGGCTCGGGCGCCCAAGCGCGGGCGGTGATCGATGGCCTGCAGGCCGACGTCGTCACCCTGGGCCTGGCCTACGACATCGACGTCATCGCCGAGAAGGCGCAGCTCCTGCCCACCAACTGGCAATCGCGCCTGCCCGACAACTCCACCCCCTACACCTCGACCATCGTGTTCCTGGTGCGCAAGGGCAATCCGGCCAAGCTGCATAGCTGGGCCGACCTGGTGCGTCCTGGTGTGACCCTGATCGCCCCCAATCCCAAAACCTCGGGCGGGGCGCGCTGGGCCTATTTGGCTGCGTGGGCCTCTGCGCTCAAAGCGCCGGGCGGCTCCGACGCCTCGGCCCGCGCCTATGTGGCCGAGTTCTACCGCCATGTGCCGGTGCTGGATTCCGGCGCCCGCGGCTCGACCGTGACCTTCGCCCAGCGCGGCCTGGGCGACGCCCTGGTCTGCTGGGAGAACGAGGCGCACCTGGCCCTGGCCGAGTTCGGCGCCGACAAGTTCGACATCGTCATCCCGCCCAATTCGATCCTGGCCGAGCCGCCCGTGGCCCTGGTGGACAAGAACGTCGACCGCAAGGGTGTGCGCACCGTCGCCGCAGGCTATCTGAACTTCCTCTACAGCCCCCTGGCCCAGGACCTGATCGGCAAGAACCACTTCCGCCCGCGCAACGGCGCGGCTGTGGCCAAGTACGCCAAGGACTTTCCCAAGATCCCGCTGGTGACCATCGACGACACCTTCGGCGGCTGGCGCAAGGCCCAGGCGACCCACTTCGCCGATGGCGGGGTGTTCGACCAGATTCACAAGGCCTGACAGACCATGGCCTTCGTCGCCGCGACCGCGGACGCCGCGCCGCCCAAAGCCGCCTGGCGCTGGCGCCAGCCCTCGGTGCTGCCGGGCTTCGGTCCGGCCCTGGGCGTGACGCTGGCCTATCTCGGCGCGATCGTGCTGATCCCCCTGCTGGCCCTGGCCCTCAAGCCGTGGCAGCTGGGCCTCGCGGGCGTTTGGCATGTGCTGACCGATCCCCGGGTCCTGGCGGCGCTGCGGCTCAGTTTCGGCGCCTCGGCCCTGGCCGCCCTGGCCAACGCGCCCATGGGCCTGGTGGTCGCCTGGGTGCTGGTGCGCTTCGAGTTTCCGGGCCGGCGGCTGCTGGACGCCCTGGTCGACCTGCCCTTCGCCTTGCCGACCGCGGTCGCCGGCATCGCCCTGACCGCGCTCTATGCGCCCACCGGCCCCTTCGGCGCGGTGGCCGCCCATCTGGGGATCAAGACCGCCTATGCGCCGGCGGGGGTGTTCATCGCCCTGCTGTTCATCGGCCTGCCCTTTGTGGTGCGCCAGTTGCAGCCGGTGCTGCAGGACCTGGACCCCGAGGTGGACGAGGCCGCCCGCACCCTGGGCGCCAATGACGGCCAGAGGTTCGCGCGCGTGATCCTGCCGGCCGTGGCCCCAGCCCTTTTGTCCGGCGTCGGCCTCGCCTTCGCCCGGGCGGTGGGCGAGTACGGCTCGGTGATCTTCATCGCCGGCAACCTGCAGATGAAGACCGAGATCGCGCCCCTGCTGATCGTGATCAAGCTGGAGCAATACGACTATGCCGGCGCCGCCGCGGTGGGCCTGGCCATGCTGGTGATCTCCTTCCTGTGCCTGGTCGCGGTCAGCGGCGCCCAGATGCTGCTGGCGCGGCGGGGGCGAGCATGAGGATGCGGGTCCATCTGCCGGGCGCGGCGCCCCTGATGCTGGCGGGCGCGGTCCTGGTCCTTGGCCTTCTGGTCGCCGCGCCCCTGGCGGTGGTGTTCGAGGAGGCGTTCCACAAGGGCCTCTCCGGCTATCTCGCCGTGTTCGGCCAGCCCGACACCTGGGCGGCGATCCGCCTGACCCTCCTGGTCGCGGCCATCGCCGTGCCGCTGAACGCCGCCTTTGGCCTCGCCGCCGCCTGGTGCGTCGCCAAGTTCGAGTTCGTCGGCAAGAGCGCCCTCCTGGCCCTGATCGACCTGCCCTTCTCCATGTCGCCGGTGGTCTCGGGCCTGGTCTGGGTGCTGCTGTTCGGGGCCCAGGGCTGGTTCGGCCAGGCGCTGGCGGACCACGGCGTGCGCATCATCTTCACCGTCACCGGCCTGGTGCTGGCGACCATCACCGTCACCCTGCCCTTCGTCGCCCGCGAGCTGATCCCGCTGATGCAGGACCAGGGAACCGATGAGGAGGCGGCGGCCGTGACCCTGGGCGCCGGCGGCCTGACCGTGTTCCGCCGGGTGACCCTGCCCAATGTCCGGTGGGCCCTGCTCTACGGGGTCCTGCTCTGCAACGCCCGCGCCATGGGCGAGTTCGGCGCCGTCTCGGTGGTGTCGGGCAAGATCCGTGGACTGACCAACACCCTGCCCCTTCATGTCGAGGCGCTCTACAATGACTACGACTTCGTTGGCGCCTTCGCGGCCGCCTCCCTCCTGGCCTCGCTCGGCCTTGTCACCCTGGGTCTCAAGAGCGCCCTCGAATGGCGATATGCCGACCAGCTCGCCCACGCCCGCCGCCGCTGAGGGACCGAGCCTGGCCCTCGACATTCGCGACATCCGCAAGTCGTTCGGCCGCTATCCGGCGCTGAACGGGGTCTCGCTGGCGGCGGGAGAGAAGGAATTCCTGGCCCTGCTCGGCCCATCTGGCTCGGGCAAGACCACGCTCCTGCGCATCCTGGCCGGGCTCGAGCGGCCCGACGCCGGCGAGGTCCGCTTCGGCGGCGAGGACTTCCTGGCCCTGCCGGCCCGCCGGCGGCGGGTGGGCATGGTGTTCCAGCATTACGCCCTGTTCCGCCACATGACCGTGGCCCAGAACATCGCGTTCGGCCTCAGCGTGCGGCCGCGCGCAGAGCGCCCCGACCGAGCCGAGATCCGCCGCCGGGTCGGCGACCTTCTGAGCCTGGTCCAGCTCGAGGGGCTGGACGGCCGCTATCCGGCGCAGCTGTCCGGCGGCCAGCGCCAGCGGGTGGCCCTGGCCAGGGCCCTGGCCATCGAGCCGCGCATGCTGCTGCTGGACGAGCCGTTCGGAGCCCTGGACGCCCAGGTGCGCCGCGACCTGCGCCGCTGGCTGCGCGAGATTCACGACCGGGCGGGGGTCACCACGGTCTTCGTCACCCACGACCAGGAGGAGGCGCTGGACCTGGCGGACCGGGTGGCGATCCTGAGGGACGGCCGCCTGGTCCAGGTCGGGGCGCCGGGCGCGCTGTACGAAAATCCAGGCGACGCCTTCGCCTTCGAATTCCTCGGCCCATCCTGTCGCCTGCCGGGCGTGGTGGAGAACGGCGCCCTGCGGATCGGCGACTGGCGCGTTGCAGCGCCCGGAACCCCTGGCGGTCCAGCCGATCTCTATTTCCGGCCCAACGAGGTCGATGTCGCCGATGCGAGCGGAACGGGCCTGCGGGCCGAAGTCCTGGCCGCGGTCACCCGCGGCTCAGAGTCGCGGCTTCATTGCCGAATCGCCGGCCAGGACCTGGAGCTGCGGCTCCGCTCGGCGAGCGTTCCGGCCAAGATCCATGACGGCGGCATCGCCGCCGTTACGCCTGCGCGCTGGAAAATCTATCCGCGCGCCACTTTGCGGGAGGGCATCTAGAGCGCTTGAAACCGACGGTGAGAACGCCCCAGGACGGGCCTTCGCACTGTGATGCATTTGTCACTCGCGGGCGGGAGCGGACTGCTGTCGCAAAAGCGTCACCGCTCCGTCGCCGGATTGTTATGCCCTGCGCATAGTCCGGCTCCCGCAAGTTCCGGCTGATCAGCCGGGGGAAGATTGGGGAACATCTGATGCGGACTAAATCGTCGCTGCTCTGCAGCGTGGCCTGCGGTGTTGTGCTCGCCGTCGGCATGGGCGCCGCCGCGCAAGCCAAGACGTCGAAGAAGCACCATCACCACGAAGCCGCCGCGCCCGCGCCGGCCGGCGCCACCGCCGAAGAGGTCAAGGCCCTGGCCGATGAAGTCGAGTCGCTGAAGGCTCGCCTCGACCAGGAGCAGATGGCTCGCGAGCAGACCGAAGCCAAGGCCCAGGCCGCCGAGGCCGAAGCCTCCGCCGCCAAGGCCGACGCCAGCGCCGCCCGCACCCAATTGGCCGA is a genomic window of Phenylobacterium montanum containing:
- a CDS encoding sulfate ABC transporter substrate-binding protein, yielding MRHARTDRRAVLTALGAAALAGPALAQDRPPIRLLNVSYDPTRELYKDINAAFTGFWKSRTGQAVTIDQSHGGSGAQARAVIDGLQADVVTLGLAYDIDVIAEKAQLLPTNWQSRLPDNSTPYTSTIVFLVRKGNPAKLHSWADLVRPGVTLIAPNPKTSGGARWAYLAAWASALKAPGGSDASARAYVAEFYRHVPVLDSGARGSTVTFAQRGLGDALVCWENEAHLALAEFGADKFDIVIPPNSILAEPPVALVDKNVDRKGVRTVAAGYLNFLYSPLAQDLIGKNHFRPRNGAAVAKYAKDFPKIPLVTIDDTFGGWRKAQATHFADGGVFDQIHKA
- the cysT gene encoding sulfate ABC transporter permease subunit CysT; the encoded protein is MAFVAATADAAPPKAAWRWRQPSVLPGFGPALGVTLAYLGAIVLIPLLALALKPWQLGLAGVWHVLTDPRVLAALRLSFGASALAALANAPMGLVVAWVLVRFEFPGRRLLDALVDLPFALPTAVAGIALTALYAPTGPFGAVAAHLGIKTAYAPAGVFIALLFIGLPFVVRQLQPVLQDLDPEVDEAARTLGANDGQRFARVILPAVAPALLSGVGLAFARAVGEYGSVIFIAGNLQMKTEIAPLLIVIKLEQYDYAGAAAVGLAMLVISFLCLVAVSGAQMLLARRGRA
- the cysW gene encoding sulfate ABC transporter permease subunit CysW, coding for MRMRVHLPGAAPLMLAGAVLVLGLLVAAPLAVVFEEAFHKGLSGYLAVFGQPDTWAAIRLTLLVAAIAVPLNAAFGLAAAWCVAKFEFVGKSALLALIDLPFSMSPVVSGLVWVLLFGAQGWFGQALADHGVRIIFTVTGLVLATITVTLPFVARELIPLMQDQGTDEEAAAVTLGAGGLTVFRRVTLPNVRWALLYGVLLCNARAMGEFGAVSVVSGKIRGLTNTLPLHVEALYNDYDFVGAFAAASLLASLGLVTLGLKSALEWRYADQLAHARRR
- a CDS encoding sulfate/molybdate ABC transporter ATP-binding protein; this encodes MPTSSPTPAAAEGPSLALDIRDIRKSFGRYPALNGVSLAAGEKEFLALLGPSGSGKTTLLRILAGLERPDAGEVRFGGEDFLALPARRRRVGMVFQHYALFRHMTVAQNIAFGLSVRPRAERPDRAEIRRRVGDLLSLVQLEGLDGRYPAQLSGGQRQRVALARALAIEPRMLLLDEPFGALDAQVRRDLRRWLREIHDRAGVTTVFVTHDQEEALDLADRVAILRDGRLVQVGAPGALYENPGDAFAFEFLGPSCRLPGVVENGALRIGDWRVAAPGTPGGPADLYFRPNEVDVADASGTGLRAEVLAAVTRGSESRLHCRIAGQDLELRLRSASVPAKIHDGGIAAVTPARWKIYPRATLREGI